In Molothrus ater isolate BHLD 08-10-18 breed brown headed cowbird chromosome 11, BPBGC_Mater_1.1, whole genome shotgun sequence, a genomic segment contains:
- the LOC118691706 gene encoding monocarboxylate transporter 2-like isoform X1 yields MPAPAEAGRVPGPPDGGWGWVVVFGAFVSIGFAYAFPKGLAIFFKEIQDFFGTSYSEIAWVSSIMLATTYGAGPISSILVNRYGSRPVVMFGGLLCGVGMISAAFCTSILQLYICVGFITGFGLALNLQPSVIIIGKYFLKRRPIANGLAMAGSPVMLCTLAPLNQFLFDNFGWRGSFLILGAILLNCCVAGALFRPIGPGTAPVKTQVTEEGKDALKGKITEDGPMENKTEEEGEKDCFEKVNQYLDFSLFKHRGFLIYLIGNVLMFLGFFAPIVFLAPYAKHTGIDEYSAAFLLSILAIVDMVARPTTGIVANSRWVRPRIQYFFSFAIAFNGACHLLCPLASSYTGLIVYSSFFGLAFGMVCAMLFETLMDLVGAARFTSAVGLVTIAECCTILLGPPIGGILIDTFGDYKYMFIKCGAVMVLAGTFLFIMNYYNYRMLAKEEKERKAKEEDPKSVRTENEGKKPWNKDSIQDGPELEPLKEKREGLKKEMNGTNEV; encoded by the exons ATGCCGGCCCCTGCTGAGGCCGGGCGTGTTCCCGGCCCGCCGGACGGCGGCTGGGGATGGGTGGTTGTTTTCGGCGCCTTCGTTTCCATCGGCTTCGCCTATGCCTTCCCCAAAGGCTTGGCCATCTTCTTCAAAGAAATCCAGGATTTCTTTGGCACGTCCTATAGCGAGATCGCCTGGGTCTCCTCCATCATGCTGGCCACGACCTACGGTGCAG GTCCCATCAGCAGCATTTTGGTGAACCGCTACGGCAGCCGCCCCGTGGTGATGTTTGGGGGGCTCCTGTGTGGGGTGGGGATGATCTCAGCTGCCTTCTGCAccagcatcctgcagctctACATCTGCGTGGGCTTCATCACAG GATTTGGCCTTGCTCTCAACCTTCAGCCATCAGTGATAATCATAGGGAAATACTTCTTGAAGAGAAGACCCATTGCCAATGGCCTTGCTATGGCAGGGAGCCCCGTGATGCTTTGCACCCTGGCACCTCTCAACCAATTCCTTTTTGACAATTTTGGCTGGAGGGGCAGCTTTTTAATTCTTGGGGCCATTTTATTAAACTGCTGTGTGGCAGGAGCTCTCTTCAGACCCATAGGGCCAGGCACAGCACCAGTCAAAACCCAGGTGActgaggaagggaaggatgcTCTGAAAGGAAAGATCACTGAAGATGGCCCCATggagaacaaaacagaagaggaaggagaaaaggactGCTTTGAAAAAGTCAATCAGTACCTTGATTTCTCCCTCTTTAAACACAGAGGGTTCTTGATTTACCTGATCGGAAACGTGCTCATGTTCCTGGGGTTCTTCGCCCCCATCGTTTTCCTGGCACCCTATGCCAAGCACACTGGCATAGATGAATattcagctgctttcctgctctccatcctGGCCATTGTGGACATGGTTGCTCGCCCCACCACGGGCATCGTTGCCAACAGCAGGTGGGTGAGGCCGAGGATCCAGTACTTCTTCAGCTTCGCCATCGCCTTCAACGGTGCCTGCCACCTCCTGTGCCCGCTGGCCTCCAGCTACACGGGGCTCATCGTGTACTCCAGCTTCTTTGGGCTGGCCTTTGGCATGGTGTGTGCCATGCTCTTCGAGACGCTGATGGACCTGGTGGGAGCTGCCCGCTTCACCAGCGCCGTCGGCCTCGTCACCATCGCCGAGTGCTGCACCATCCTGCTGGGACCCCCCATCGGAG GAATTCTTATTGATACCTTTGGGGACTATAAATATATGTTCATTAAATGTGGAGCTGTGATGGTCCTGGCAGGAACCTTTCTGTTCATcatgaattattataattatcgTATGCTTGccaaggaggagaaggaaagaaaggcaaaagaagAGGATCCTAAATCTGTAAGGACAGAAAATGAAGGCAAAAAACCCTGGAACAAAGACTCCATACAGGATGGGCCTGAGCTGGAACCtttgaaagagaagagagaaggatTAAAGAAGGAAATGAATGGCACAAATGAAGTTTAA